TCCTGACAGGGCACGCGGCCACCTTGCTCAGTGTTCGAATACGGCGCGGTTCTGATATCTCTCCGGACGGGACTGACGTTATCTCAGGCCGCCGACGCGACAGAAATGCGCCCGCGCTTGGATGTGCCGGGCGCACGCCGCAGGGATCCGCGTGGCGGGCGGCGACAGCACGGACTGCAAGGACCATCCGCTCTTGGTCCGTGGGTTCGGCGTTCAAATCCCCGGCGGCGCACCCGTTCCGACCTGGCCATATAGCCCGCGCCGCCCGACGAGTTGGTCGGGCATCCGGCGCCACACCGCCCGCCGACTCGTCAGCCTGACTCCATGTGCCCGACCGGCGCTCCGCCCTTCAACAGATGACGCCCAATACGGCAGCCGTTGTTTTACGACCAGTTGGGTTTGGTGGCCTCGGTGTCGGTCGTGGTTAACCTCGGGTCCGAGTCTGGTGACCCGAACTACGGCTGTGATGTCAGGTGCCCCGCGAGCAGGGAACAGCACACCGGCCGGCGTCGCCGTGGCTGGGTCTCGTGGTGTCTGACCGCCGACCGCCAAGCCGTCGCCGACGGGACCGGGCCGAGCCCGCCGCGCGGACCTCACCCTTGGCGACTCAGTTTGACCTGCTGCTTGGTGACGTGCCCCTTTCCCCTTCGGTCCACCCGCGGGAGGGGCCCACAGCGGTGTCGTGAAGGTTGGGCACCCTAGGCGAGGCCGGCGCGGGTCAGCCAGGTCGAGACCTGCTGGTCGGCGTCGGCGTCGGCGACGGTCTCGCCGAGTACGGCCAGGCCGTCGCGGATGGTGCCTCCGCGGCAGGCGCGGCCGTAGTCCTCGGCGGCCCTGCCCAGGCCGCTGACGGCGTAGGTGACGACCGGATGGACGATCTTGCCGGTGAAGTCGAGCGCTCCGGTGAACGTCCACATGATCATCGGTGGTCGTACGTTCCAGATGGGGCCGGCGAGCAGCACGACGTCGTACTGGGCGATGGATGGCAGCGGTTTGGCGATCGCCGGGCGTGCGTCGGCGTTCTGCTCGCGGACGTTGCGCGCCACCGTGGCTTCGTAGTCGTCCGGGTAAGGGTCAGCGGCCTCGATGCGGTGGACGTCGCAGTCGATGCGGGCGGCGATGCTGCGGGCCAGCACCTCGGTGTTGCCGACCGTGAGGTTCCGGCGGCCGCCGTAGTAGTAGTTCTCGCCGGCCCGGGAGAAGTACGCCAGCAGCACCCGTCCCGACCGTGCGGAGTCAGGGGCGGCCGTCACGGTTGCGCTTCCTTTCGCGGTGGCATCGTCGCGGGCGCCCGGCTCCGGGTCGGATGCGGACGTGCAGCCGACGAGCGCGGCGCCAGCGGTGGCCGCCAGCGCCGCGCCGAGCAGCGCCCTGCGGGTCGAGAGCTCGCTCATCGTCCCGCCGGCCCGTGCGACGGTCAGGCTTCGGGGATGTCGCGGCCGAAGGCCTGGAGGGTGACGTCCTCGGGCTCGGGGCCGCCGCGGACACCGGTGTCCAGAGCATCGAGCGCGTCGAGCTGGGCCGGGGTGAGGTCGAAGTCGAACACGTCGAAGTTCTCGGCGATACGGGCGGGCTTGGTCGACTTCGGGATGACCGATCGGCCCTGCTGCAGGCCCCAGCGCAGCATGACCTGCGCGGGGGACTTGCCGTGCTCGGCGCCGATCGCGGCGATCGTCGGGTTTTCGAACGTGCTGATGGCGCCCTCCTTGCCGCGGTAGGAGGTGATGCCGCCGATGGGCGACCACGCCTGAGTGAGGATGCCGTGCCCCGCATCGGCGGCCTGGACGGCGGGCTGCGTGAAGTACGGGTGGACCTCGACCTGGTTGACCGCCGGCACGACATCAGTTGCCTTGAGCAGGGCGTCTAGATGGTCGGGCATGAAGTTGCTGACACCGATCGCGCGGACCTTCCCCTCGGCCAACAACTTCTCCAACGCCTGGTAAGCGGCCACGGTCCGGTCGAACGCCGAGGGCAGCGCCTGGTGGAGGATGAACAGGTCGATGACGTCGACACCGAGCTTGCCAGCGCTCTTGTCATACGCGTGCAGCGTCTGCTCGTAGCCGTAGTCGGAGATCCAGACCTTCGTCTCGATGAACACCTGCGACCGGTCCACGCCGGAATCGGCGATCGCCTGCCCGACCTCGCGTTCGTTGCCGTAGGCGGCGGCGGTGTCGACGTGCCGGTACCCGGTCTCCAGCGCTGCCTGAACCGCGGCGACAGTCGCCCGCGGAGGGGTCTGGAACACGCCGAAGCCGATGGCGGGCATCTCGACCCCGTTGTTGAGGGTCAAGGTCGTGACGGTCATGACGAACCTCATCTCACTCGGATGACACGCCGATCCACGCCGCGACGGCGGGTCGGCCCGGACAGCCCGGACGGCCCGGGCTGGCTGTCGCTGGCCTACCCGGTGACGCGCGAATCGTTCAGGGCCTGGCGGTGCGCGAGTTCTCCCAGGCCGCGCCGCTGCCGGGCAGGGTGCGACTGCCGGCCCAGCTGGCCAGGAACCGCAGCGCATCCTGTGCCGGGGAGTCCGGCGCGGCGGTGAACACGTTGAGGTTCATGCCGATGTCTCCCGGCAGCAGGAGCACCTGGTAGGCGAGCTCGATCTCGCCGACAACCGGATGACGCAACTTTTTGGTACCCGCGACGTGGTGACGCACGTTGTGCGATGCCCATCGGATGCGGAACTCCTCGCTGCGGGTGGACAGCTCTCCCACGAGATCCGACAGCGGCTTGTCGTACGGGTGGCGACCGGCTTCGGTTCGCAGGCTGGCGACGATGTCGCCCGCGGCTGTGGGCCAGTCGACGAAGAAGTCCCGCGCTCTCGGATTGAGGAAGGTGAACCGTGCGACGTTCGGCGGCTGCACGGTCTCGGCGTGGATGTCGCTGTACAGCGCACGGGCAAGCTTGTTCGACGCGAGAATGTCGCGACGGCCGTTGCGCACATCCGCCGGCGCGTCGGTGATCGCGTCGAGCACCTGCTGAATACCTGCCGGCACCCGCGTCCGCTCAGCGCCCGCTCGGGATCGGGCGGAAGCGGTGGCGTTCGCCGCACGGGCCAGGTGGAACAGGTGCTCACGCTCGGCCTCGTCGAGCTGCAACGCGCCGGAAACCGCGTCCAGCACCGATTCGGAGACCCCGACGAGGTTCCCACGCTCCAGGCGGGTGTAGTAGACGACGCTGACGCCGGCGAGGGCCGCGACCTCCTCCCGGCGCAGGCCGGGCACGCGGCGGTTGCCACCGAACGCGACCAGCCCCGCCTGTTGCGGGGACAGCCGCGCCCGCCGCGAGGTCAGGAACTCGCGCACCTCGCCGCGGTGGTCACCGGCGCTCCCTGTCATGCGTCCGACGGTAGGCGCCGGTTCGGCGGCGTGGGAGTCACCGCTGGTATCCCTCACCGCCGTGTCTCCTCCCATCCATCCGGGCAGGTCGGTGTCTCCACCTCGTTTCCTGAGCGTCACCGCGGCGGCTATACCGCCGGGAGCGTCAGCCGGTAGACGAGACCGGCCATGTCGTCGGTCACATAGATCGACCGGTCAGGTCCGGGAACCGCGTCGACGGAGCGCCCCCAGCGGGAACCATCGGCGTCCTGGAACCCCGTGACGAGCACCCGCGCCTGCGTGAGGACCTTGCGGTCCTCGTCCCACGCGCTGTAGGCGACGTAGGGCTCTCGGGGCGGCTGGCGGTTCCACGATCCATGTGCCGTGATCAGTGCGCCGTTGTCGAGCGCGTCGGGAAGAGTGGAGCCCGTGGTGAACACGAAACCAACCGGCGCGCTGTGAGCGGGCAGACCCAGCTGCGTTCGGCCGATGCGATCGCAGTCAAGCGCGTCCCCATCCGCGTTGCTGGTCGGATCGTTCACGTAGCCGAGGTTCGCCAGGTCGTCCGGCCCCCGCGAGTCCGGCACGCAGTAGGGCCAGCCCATGTCGGTGCCGGGGGTGATCCGCGAGACCTGGTCGTTGGGGTGCTCGTTGATGTAGGCGCGGACCGTCTGCCCGTATTGCCCACTGGAATCCCGAAACGGGTATGGCTGGTTGTCGGCCTGGTTGATGGCGGCGAACAGCGTGCCGTCGGGAG
Above is a window of Pseudofrankia saprophytica DNA encoding:
- a CDS encoding flavodoxin, which encodes MSELSTRRALLGAALAATAGAALVGCTSASDPEPGARDDATAKGSATVTAAPDSARSGRVLLAYFSRAGENYYYGGRRNLTVGNTEVLARSIAARIDCDVHRIEAADPYPDDYEATVARNVREQNADARPAIAKPLPSIAQYDVVLLAGPIWNVRPPMIMWTFTGALDFTGKIVHPVVTYAVSGLGRAAEDYGRACRGGTIRDGLAVLGETVADADADQQVSTWLTRAGLA
- a CDS encoding helix-turn-helix transcriptional regulator; amino-acid sequence: MTGSAGDHRGEVREFLTSRRARLSPQQAGLVAFGGNRRVPGLRREEVAALAGVSVVYYTRLERGNLVGVSESVLDAVSGALQLDEAEREHLFHLARAANATASARSRAGAERTRVPAGIQQVLDAITDAPADVRNGRRDILASNKLARALYSDIHAETVQPPNVARFTFLNPRARDFFVDWPTAAGDIVASLRTEAGRHPYDKPLSDLVGELSTRSEEFRIRWASHNVRHHVAGTKKLRHPVVGEIELAYQVLLLPGDIGMNLNVFTAAPDSPAQDALRFLASWAGSRTLPGSGAAWENSRTARP
- a CDS encoding aldo/keto reductase — its product is MTVTTLTLNNGVEMPAIGFGVFQTPPRATVAAVQAALETGYRHVDTAAAYGNEREVGQAIADSGVDRSQVFIETKVWISDYGYEQTLHAYDKSAGKLGVDVIDLFILHQALPSAFDRTVAAYQALEKLLAEGKVRAIGVSNFMPDHLDALLKATDVVPAVNQVEVHPYFTQPAVQAADAGHGILTQAWSPIGGITSYRGKEGAISTFENPTIAAIGAEHGKSPAQVMLRWGLQQGRSVIPKSTKPARIAENFDVFDFDLTPAQLDALDALDTGVRGGPEPEDVTLQAFGRDIPEA